From Chitinophagales bacterium, the proteins below share one genomic window:
- a CDS encoding T9SS type A sorting domain-containing protein — MDDAFTSLNKDEFVEQIAVDKINDQEEDVYMVGLSYSSPKDATYQYCDTSKNLGNGDAFLTKYSYNPADGNIKHKWNGKIKYSGSAGIDKPTKNVDRYDWAYCIAVDHQNTNTYVYVAGASLSSEQAMQCETCNGSSAFQPLPSDNFEGFIAKYDATDGSLLAYTYFGGPKGKDEVLDIAIKPGRDHDVYVAGYTESENLGFRALNTYDKKIGANGDGFIAGFDNCLTQLKYFTYYSIDSSKSADGQDRCHCLRFSNNGNELYVSGTSDQGTAGIATKNVYQRNPGGGSDAFVGKWKLKGAAYKPVWGTYIGGDSLDRGRKLAITDPKITGETYVYVTGWTLSDNLKLVPGSSVIQDKSAGGNDAFLVKLDGSTGMGIWATYFGGSEGDFPNGLNWFYSKKTGTQWVAMAGITSSPNTTGFIKGYHGKDKLKDNLSGLRDAFFATFNDQGNKVNLDYATYLGGSEDENFSLPDCGFNCNCLYNNAFSGYGSSVATLNDGGGTVYVSFSTNSPDVDDSLHGHAGGTIYNTGIPFICPDCPNCTHDNYDAFMVRMDMCSGKTCNDSRISTDQNSNITLHLTPNPFTDNISVDIFSDQNDIANVTVYDELMKVAFLKNISLVPGDNRLSLDFSSFPPGVYIASVKVSSQINQIKLVKQ, encoded by the coding sequence ATGGATGATGCATTTACCAGCCTGAATAAAGATGAGTTTGTAGAACAAATAGCAGTGGATAAAATTAATGACCAGGAAGAGGATGTGTATATGGTGGGTTTATCTTATAGCTCACCGAAAGATGCCACTTATCAATATTGTGATACTTCAAAAAATTTAGGTAACGGAGATGCATTTTTAACTAAGTATTCTTACAATCCGGCTGATGGTAACATAAAACATAAATGGAATGGAAAAATCAAATATTCAGGGAGTGCAGGCATTGATAAACCAACAAAAAACGTTGACAGGTACGATTGGGCGTATTGTATTGCAGTAGATCACCAAAACACAAATACTTACGTATATGTGGCAGGTGCAAGCTTGTCTTCGGAACAAGCCATGCAATGTGAAACATGTAATGGCTCATCAGCCTTTCAACCATTACCATCTGATAATTTTGAAGGATTTATTGCAAAATATGATGCTACTGATGGATCCCTTCTCGCCTACACCTATTTCGGTGGTCCCAAGGGTAAAGATGAAGTGCTTGACATTGCTATAAAACCAGGGAGAGACCATGATGTGTACGTGGCAGGGTATACCGAAAGTGAAAACCTGGGATTTCGGGCTCTTAATACGTATGATAAAAAAATAGGTGCTAACGGTGACGGATTTATTGCAGGCTTTGATAATTGCTTAACTCAATTAAAATATTTCACCTATTACTCTATTGATTCTTCAAAATCGGCGGATGGACAGGATCGCTGCCATTGTCTTAGGTTTAGTAATAATGGGAATGAATTATACGTATCAGGAACTTCTGACCAGGGTACAGCTGGTATAGCAACTAAAAATGTCTATCAGCGAAATCCAGGTGGGGGCTCTGATGCTTTTGTGGGAAAATGGAAATTAAAAGGTGCTGCTTACAAACCCGTTTGGGGAACTTATATAGGTGGTGACAGTTTGGACAGAGGAAGAAAGTTAGCCATTACAGATCCTAAAATTACAGGAGAAACTTATGTCTATGTAACCGGCTGGACGCTTAGTGACAATCTAAAACTGGTGCCCGGAAGCTCTGTTATTCAAGACAAATCGGCTGGGGGTAACGACGCCTTTCTTGTTAAGCTTGATGGATCAACAGGAATGGGTATCTGGGCAACCTATTTTGGTGGCTCCGAAGGTGATTTTCCAAATGGTCTTAATTGGTTTTATAGTAAAAAAACCGGAACCCAATGGGTTGCCATGGCAGGAATAACTTCGAGTCCTAATACTACCGGATTTATTAAAGGATATCATGGAAAAGATAAGCTGAAGGATAATTTGTCGGGCCTTCGCGATGCCTTTTTTGCAACCTTTAATGACCAGGGGAATAAGGTGAATCTTGATTATGCTACTTATCTGGGAGGATCAGAAGATGAAAATTTCTCTTTGCCTGATTGCGGATTTAATTGCAACTGTCTGTACAATAATGCTTTTTCAGGGTATGGCTCTTCCGTTGCAACACTTAATGATGGCGGGGGCACAGTCTATGTTTCCTTCTCCACTAACAGTCCGGATGTGGACGATTCTTTACATGGACATGCAGGTGGCACCATCTATAATACCGGAATTCCATTTATTTGTCCGGATTGTCCTAACTGCACCCACGATAATTACGATGCCTTTATGGTGAGAATGGATATGTGCAGTGGAAAGACCTGCAATGATTCACGAATTTCAACTGATCAGAATTCAAATATTACTTTGCATTTGACTCCAAACCCATTTACAGATAATATCTCTGTTGATATTTTCAGTGACCAGAATGATATCGCAAACGTTACGGTTTACGATGAGTTGATGAAAGTTGCATTCTTAAAAAACATTTCTCTGGTTCCCGGGGATAATAGGCTATCACTTGATTTTTCATCTTTCCCTCCGGGCGTTTATATTGCATCAGTGAAAGTGAGCAGCCAGATCAATCAGATTAAACTGGTAAAACAGTAA
- a CDS encoding OsmC family protein has translation MTYTIKVLWEKKSHELFTDNKYSRAHYWFFDGGVEISASASPQVVPLPMADESAVDPEEAFVASLSSCHMLFFLSIAAANKFTVEKYEDFAEGIMSKNEDGKLAMTVINLKPEVTFSGEPIPTAEQISKFHKLAHDKCYIANSVRSVINIIGS, from the coding sequence GTGACTTATACAATTAAAGTTTTGTGGGAGAAAAAGTCGCATGAACTTTTTACCGACAATAAATACAGCAGAGCGCATTACTGGTTTTTTGATGGTGGTGTTGAAATATCAGCATCTGCGTCCCCACAGGTAGTTCCACTTCCCATGGCTGATGAATCAGCTGTTGATCCCGAGGAAGCCTTTGTTGCATCCCTTTCAAGCTGTCACATGCTTTTTTTCTTATCCATTGCAGCTGCAAATAAATTTACGGTTGAGAAATATGAAGACTTTGCAGAAGGAATAATGAGTAAAAACGAGGATGGAAAACTGGCAATGACTGTTATTAATTTAAAGCCTGAAGTAACGTTTTCAGGTGAACCAATTCCTACTGCTGAACAGATTAGTAAGTTTCATAAACTTGCGCATGATAAATGCTATATAGCAAATTCTGTGAGGTCGGTAATCAATATAATTGGATCATAA
- a CDS encoding DUF1211 domain-containing protein produces MTNFPKFFGFLLSFFIIGIYWTVHHRMFTYVINYNSRLL; encoded by the coding sequence ATTACAAATTTTCCAAAGTTTTTTGGTTTTTTATTAAGTTTTTTTATCATCGGTATTTACTGGACCGTTCATCACCGGATGTTTACTTATGTCATAAATTATAATTCACGATTGCTATGA
- a CDS encoding DUF1211 domain-containing protein, translated as MQYNEMVFLNAAIDKDSRIGSPLIRIAFHVSMNTSYPASENKMNLERIIMFSDGVFAIAITLLVIELKLPHLNEPYTDEAIELALLQIFQSFLVFY; from the coding sequence ATGCAATATAATGAAATGGTATTTTTAAATGCGGCAATAGACAAGGACTCCAGGATTGGGTCACCTTTAATAAGAATTGCTTTCCATGTATCTATGAATACTTCTTATCCTGCATCAGAAAATAAGATGAACCTGGAGAGAATTATTATGTTCAGCGATGGAGTATTTGCCATTGCAATTACGCTTCTTGTAATTGAATTAAAATTACCCCATCTTAATGAACCCTACACAGATGAAGCTATAGAACTTGCTCTATTACAAATTTTCCAAAGTTTTTTGGTTTTTTATTAA
- a CDS encoding aryl-sulfate sulfotransferase produces the protein MKKIILLIILFSITIYSQAQIEYVAPQPGSQYQNTDRNIILRPGEILDLKSITSSLFEVNGSLSGIHSISYKTALDNKTIIIHPDQPFLNSEEVTFNLQPGLKLADGQPVNPYQFSFYTKRKYTAAEQQGIASFRQKIVQDEFGSLTPQQAPFKNSPSPFYDILVNQNATPSDVFFSNWSLFDSPTNRWWIIKNNGDSVYSTPVSFNPFFFDLNHNGYITGFSVGNYSMLDSNYVTIKTFSAVGYPTDLHEFQIFPDGHYYLFGDDDEIVDMTQYDPSYQPNATVEGNVIQEFDAADNLIFEWRTFDYFKVTEAIHENLANGFIDATHSNSLEEDVDGNIVVSFRHMDQIDKININNGKIMWRLGGQKNQFTFDNDSSIFNYQHDARLLSNGDLTVFDNNVFGTPDYAYAREYKLNISKLKATLVWSYTHPPVNGVPMTSFGLGSVQRLDNGNTMICWGKVPFMSGLANATEIDAQNNIVWEILYTPENYDVFYRTLRHDWSPCARPSTSLLSTSKITASSAKLNWNASTGAKKYDIEYQKTGASKWTSIIVGANVLSYNLTGLKAGSNYQWHIKTYCTKSGSTQSNFSELVTFKTKSARLENQQKALVINVFPNPAHSELQVNWSPDFTASSDIYLELLDNLGRVIKQWQLSNNVYQAELSLTGIPKGNYMIRFITNNQQQISKLVIE, from the coding sequence ATGAAAAAAATTATTTTACTAATTATCTTATTTAGTATTACCATTTATAGCCAGGCTCAGATAGAATATGTAGCGCCTCAACCGGGATCGCAATACCAAAATACAGACCGGAATATTATTTTACGACCCGGTGAAATACTTGATTTAAAAAGTATTACTTCATCCTTATTTGAAGTGAACGGTTCATTGAGCGGAATTCACAGTATTAGTTATAAGACAGCCCTTGATAACAAAACAATTATCATACATCCGGATCAACCTTTCCTGAATAGTGAAGAAGTAACCTTCAATTTGCAACCGGGGCTGAAATTGGCAGATGGTCAGCCAGTTAATCCTTACCAGTTTTCATTTTATACAAAAAGAAAATATACTGCCGCAGAGCAGCAGGGCATTGCCAGCTTCAGGCAAAAAATTGTGCAGGATGAATTTGGAAGCTTAACACCTCAACAAGCTCCGTTTAAGAATTCACCTTCTCCTTTTTACGATATCCTTGTCAACCAGAATGCAACACCAAGTGATGTTTTTTTTAGCAACTGGAGCCTTTTTGACAGTCCAACCAACAGGTGGTGGATAATTAAAAATAATGGGGATTCTGTTTACTCAACCCCGGTAAGCTTTAATCCATTTTTCTTTGACTTAAACCATAATGGTTATATAACAGGATTTAGTGTTGGCAATTATAGTATGCTCGACTCAAATTATGTAACTATTAAAACTTTCAGCGCAGTCGGTTACCCGACAGATCTCCATGAATTCCAGATTTTTCCCGATGGTCATTATTACCTGTTCGGAGATGATGATGAAATTGTGGACATGACGCAGTATGATCCTTCCTATCAGCCCAACGCTACTGTGGAAGGCAATGTGATACAGGAATTTGATGCAGCCGATAATCTTATTTTTGAGTGGCGCACATTCGACTATTTTAAAGTGACAGAAGCCATACACGAAAACCTTGCAAATGGCTTTATTGATGCTACACACAGCAATTCACTGGAAGAGGACGTAGATGGAAATATAGTTGTTTCATTCCGGCATATGGATCAGATAGATAAAATCAACATAAACAATGGGAAAATAATGTGGAGATTAGGCGGCCAAAAAAATCAATTCACCTTTGACAATGATTCGAGTATATTTAATTATCAGCATGATGCCCGCTTACTTTCTAATGGTGATTTAACAGTTTTCGACAATAATGTTTTTGGAACACCTGATTATGCATATGCAAGAGAATACAAACTGAATATCAGTAAGCTGAAGGCTACGCTTGTCTGGTCTTATACTCATCCACCTGTAAATGGAGTTCCGATGACCAGTTTTGGGCTCGGAAGCGTTCAGCGATTAGATAACGGGAATACTATGATTTGCTGGGGTAAGGTTCCTTTCATGAGTGGATTGGCTAATGCTACCGAAATAGATGCCCAAAATAACATTGTATGGGAAATACTTTATACTCCCGAAAATTATGATGTTTTCTATCGTACCCTTCGTCACGATTGGTCACCGTGTGCACGGCCTTCCACTTCACTTCTAAGCACTTCAAAAATTACTGCCTCTTCAGCAAAACTTAACTGGAACGCTTCTACAGGGGCAAAAAAATATGACATTGAATATCAAAAAACAGGTGCTTCAAAATGGACAAGCATAATTGTTGGGGCAAATGTTTTATCTTATAACCTTACTGGTTTAAAAGCAGGTAGTAACTATCAATGGCACATTAAAACGTACTGTACTAAAAGCGGATCTACGCAATCGAATTTTAGTGAGCTCGTTACTTTTAAAACTAAATCTGCGAGGTTAGAAAATCAGCAAAAAGCACTGGTTATAAATGTTTTTCCCAACCCTGCACATTCCGAATTACAGGTTAACTGGTCTCCGGATTTCACAGCTTCTTCAGATATTTATTTAGAGCTGCTTGATAATTTAGGCCGTGTTATTAAACAATGGCAATTGTCAAATAACGTTTATCAAGCTGAATTATCTCTTACCGGAATTCCCAAAGGAAATTACATGATCCGGTTCATTACAAACAACCAGCAACAAATATCGAAACTGGTGATCGAGTAA
- a CDS encoding SAM-dependent methyltransferase: MSLSEIIREKIKLDGPISFHHFMEMALYYPDLGYYTSLRDKIGKHADYYTSSDFTSLFGVMVGKQIEEMWSILNEQPFSIVEYGAGMGFLCRDILHYLANNKKLYGAIRYCIIEKSAAMREKQKFILNEKVSWHNSIFDIPEIAGCVLSNEVLDNFSVHRVVMEDDLMEIFVDYENDFGEIIKPAPPALKNYLDELKINLSNGFHAEINLEAINWISDIAASLKKGFVITIDYGYPSSELYVESRRSGTLMCYSKHSVNDQPYIDIGEQDITAHVNFSALVHWGEKNGLECCGFTDQRHFLQGLGLADYLRKLEQSASGDLKINSEKVNFLHTLLMDMGSKFKVLIQQKGLKETNLSGLTFARQIN; the protein is encoded by the coding sequence ATGTCTCTTTCGGAAATTATCAGAGAAAAGATTAAGCTGGACGGGCCGATATCTTTCCACCATTTTATGGAAATGGCTTTGTACTATCCTGACCTCGGGTATTACACTTCTTTAAGAGATAAAATTGGTAAGCACGCCGACTATTACACAAGTTCTGATTTCACATCTCTTTTCGGAGTAATGGTTGGTAAACAAATAGAAGAGATGTGGAGCATACTCAACGAACAGCCATTTTCAATTGTAGAGTATGGAGCAGGAATGGGTTTTTTGTGTCGGGATATCCTGCATTATTTAGCGAATAATAAGAAATTATATGGTGCAATCCGCTATTGTATAATCGAGAAAAGTGCGGCAATGCGTGAGAAACAGAAATTCATTTTGAATGAAAAGGTGAGCTGGCATAATTCCATTTTTGACATTCCTGAAATTGCAGGTTGCGTATTATCGAATGAGGTATTAGATAATTTTTCAGTACATCGGGTAGTGATGGAAGATGACCTCATGGAAATTTTTGTAGATTATGAAAATGATTTCGGAGAAATAATCAAACCTGCGCCTCCTGCTTTAAAAAATTATCTCGATGAATTAAAGATTAATTTATCCAATGGGTTTCATGCGGAAATAAATCTAGAGGCTATCAACTGGATCAGTGATATTGCAGCTTCGCTTAAAAAAGGTTTTGTTATAACCATAGATTACGGATATCCTTCTTCTGAATTATATGTTGAATCACGAAGAAGTGGCACCTTAATGTGCTATTCAAAACATAGTGTGAATGATCAGCCGTATATTGATATTGGAGAACAGGATATTACTGCACATGTAAATTTTTCTGCATTAGTCCATTGGGGAGAAAAAAATGGATTGGAATGTTGCGGATTCACAGATCAAAGACATTTCTTACAAGGCCTTGGCCTTGCTGATTACCTGAGAAAATTGGAACAAAGTGCATCCGGCGACCTAAAAATTAATAGTGAGAAAGTAAATTTTTTACATACATTACTTATGGATATGGGAAGTAAATTCAAAGTATTAATCCAACAAAAGGGGCTTAAGGAAACAAATCTATCAGGGTTAACTTTTGCGAGACAAATCAATTGA
- a CDS encoding Glu/Leu/Phe/Val dehydrogenase, whose amino-acid sequence MKNGTQSGQNFFQNVEQYFDKAAGFLNYDPGLLSQIKTCNSVYQMHFPVVVEDKKTGHKSVEVIEAYRVQHSQHKVPCKGGIRFSMDVNQDEVMALAALMTYKCAIVDVPFGGAKGGIKIDKKRYSDDTLERITRRYTTELIKKNFIGPGIDVPAPDYGTGEREMSWIVDTYVAFHPGEINAYGCVTGKPIPNGGVRGRKEATGRGVYFGIREACSIASDMKQYGLQPGIEGKTIVVQGLGNVGYYSAKFFTEAGAILVGVAEIDCALMNQKGLDLEDLMKWKAENGTLMNYPYAQVINDPGAALEIECDILIPAALENQITEENAPRIKAKIIAEGANGPCTPGGEEILLQKNVLIVPDMFLNAGGVTVSYFEWLKNLSHVRFGRMDKRFTENTNKIFMDQIEQVTGHRLDANAKELLEHGAGEEDLVNSGLEDTMISAYHQVHETWKRNPNIHDMRTAAFVVAIDKVASSYTTLGIWP is encoded by the coding sequence ATGAAAAACGGTACTCAAAGCGGTCAGAATTTTTTTCAGAACGTAGAGCAATACTTTGATAAGGCGGCGGGATTTTTAAACTACGATCCGGGGCTTCTTTCACAGATTAAAACATGTAACAGTGTTTATCAAATGCATTTTCCTGTGGTGGTGGAAGATAAAAAAACGGGGCATAAAAGTGTTGAGGTAATAGAAGCTTACAGGGTACAGCACTCTCAGCATAAAGTTCCATGCAAAGGTGGCATACGCTTCAGTATGGATGTAAATCAGGATGAAGTGATGGCCTTAGCGGCATTGATGACCTATAAATGCGCCATTGTGGATGTTCCTTTTGGAGGGGCAAAAGGTGGAATAAAGATCGATAAAAAAAGATATAGCGATGATACGCTCGAGCGAATTACCCGCCGGTATACCACAGAATTAATCAAGAAAAATTTCATCGGGCCTGGCATCGATGTTCCTGCCCCGGATTATGGAACAGGAGAAAGAGAAATGAGCTGGATAGTTGATACTTATGTAGCATTTCATCCCGGTGAAATTAATGCTTACGGCTGTGTTACGGGAAAGCCTATTCCGAACGGTGGAGTTCGTGGTAGAAAAGAAGCAACGGGACGTGGTGTTTATTTCGGCATCCGTGAAGCTTGCAGTATCGCTTCTGATATGAAACAATATGGTTTGCAGCCCGGCATAGAAGGGAAAACAATAGTGGTTCAAGGATTGGGGAATGTAGGCTATTACTCAGCTAAATTTTTTACTGAAGCGGGAGCTATACTGGTTGGAGTTGCTGAAATAGATTGCGCATTAATGAATCAGAAAGGTTTGGATCTTGAAGACCTTATGAAGTGGAAAGCTGAAAATGGAACATTAATGAATTATCCCTATGCTCAGGTGATTAATGATCCTGGCGCTGCGCTTGAAATAGAATGTGACATTCTAATTCCGGCAGCTTTGGAAAACCAAATCACTGAAGAAAATGCACCAAGGATAAAAGCAAAGATCATTGCAGAAGGGGCAAATGGACCATGCACTCCGGGTGGTGAAGAAATCCTCTTGCAAAAAAATGTACTAATTGTTCCGGATATGTTTCTAAATGCCGGGGGTGTAACGGTTTCATATTTCGAATGGCTAAAGAACTTATCACATGTTCGGTTCGGAAGAATGGATAAACGCTTCACAGAAAATACCAATAAAATTTTCATGGATCAGATTGAGCAGGTAACTGGCCACCGGCTTGATGCCAATGCCAAAGAGTTATTAGAGCATGGTGCCGGCGAAGAGGACTTGGTGAATAGTGGACTGGAAGATACCATGATCAGTGCGTACCATCAGGTGCATGAAACATGGAAAAGAAACCCAAACATCCATGACATGCGCACAGCAGCTTTTGTAGTAGCCATTGATAAAGTAGCCTCTTCCTATACTACTTTAGGTATTTGGCCATAA
- a CDS encoding CcmD family protein: MKKIISILLLTLYSIMVFAQDKSIDQEASDFLRNSYKLYVVITILITIFAGIIIFLIFQDRKISKLEKKFKDRSST; the protein is encoded by the coding sequence ATGAAAAAAATTATTTCCATTTTATTGCTGACCCTGTATTCAATAATGGTGTTTGCCCAGGACAAGTCTATCGATCAGGAAGCATCAGATTTCCTTCGTAATTCTTATAAGTTATACGTAGTGATAACTATACTGATTACTATATTTGCCGGAATTATAATTTTTTTAATATTTCAGGATCGAAAAATTTCTAAACTCGAAAAAAAATTTAAAGACAGGTCATCCACATGA
- the ccsA gene encoding cytochrome c biogenesis protein CcsA: protein MHLLKQSWWKFLCVVLIAYTIIAGFLIPSPDLPILHESIRNLYFHVPMWFGMTLLLFISLYYSIRYLRNNSIKYDVYSSSCAGIGLLFGTMGILTGMQWAKTTWGAWWVNDPKLLGAAVGMLIYLAYFVLRSSIDDIDRRAKVAAVFNVMSFSIFIPVIFIVPRLTDSLHPGNGGNPGFSAYDLDGDMRLVFYPAVIGWTLLGVWLMTLWSRLRLMELEMLAGSDMFNYTKIKSEEQASFNS from the coding sequence ATGCATTTGTTAAAACAATCGTGGTGGAAATTTCTTTGTGTTGTTCTTATTGCCTACACCATAATTGCCGGCTTTCTGATTCCTTCTCCGGATCTGCCCATTCTTCATGAATCCATTCGTAATCTTTATTTTCATGTCCCAATGTGGTTTGGAATGACATTACTGCTTTTCATTTCATTGTATTACAGCATCCGGTACCTGCGTAATAATAGTATCAAATATGATGTTTATTCCTCCTCGTGTGCTGGCATCGGATTGTTATTCGGGACAATGGGTATTTTAACCGGCATGCAATGGGCTAAAACGACCTGGGGTGCATGGTGGGTAAATGACCCGAAACTACTTGGTGCTGCCGTAGGAATGTTAATCTATCTTGCCTACTTTGTACTTCGCAGCAGCATTGATGATATTGACAGACGTGCAAAAGTAGCCGCTGTTTTTAACGTGATGTCTTTTTCTATTTTTATTCCGGTGATTTTTATTGTACCGCGGCTTACCGATTCGTTACACCCTGGGAATGGGGGAAACCCCGGCTTTTCTGCTTATGATCTTGATGGCGATATGCGCCTGGTTTTTTACCCTGCGGTAATCGGCTGGACATTGCTTGGAGTATGGTTAATGACCCTCTGGTCCCGGTTGCGATTGATGGAATTAGAAATGCTTGCCGGATCTGATATGTTTAATTACACGAAAATTAAATCCGAAGAACAAGCCTCTTTCAATTCTTGA
- a CDS encoding heme exporter protein CcmB, producing the protein MWKEIRALILKDITLEWRQRYSLSGIALYLAATIFLIYISMVEIEPLTWITLFWITLLFTAVSAVAKSFMQESRGRVLYYYSIANPRSVIISKLIYNSAMMIILALLGLLLYSIINKSPIVQLSFFTAVIILGGISFGLSFTMMSAISSKANQNMTLMAILSLPFIVPVLLLLIKLSQYALLNHIENFPYRDFLLLFALDTLMISLAILLFPYLWRD; encoded by the coding sequence ATGTGGAAAGAAATTCGTGCACTTATATTAAAAGATATAACTCTTGAGTGGCGCCAGCGCTATTCCTTAAGCGGCATTGCTTTATATCTGGCGGCAACCATCTTTTTAATATATATAAGTATGGTTGAAATAGAACCCCTTACCTGGATTACTCTGTTTTGGATTACCCTGCTTTTCACCGCCGTAAGTGCTGTGGCAAAAAGTTTTATGCAGGAAAGCCGCGGACGAGTGCTTTACTATTATTCAATTGCAAATCCGCGCTCGGTAATTATTTCGAAACTGATATACAATAGTGCTATGATGATTATTCTGGCATTACTGGGCCTGCTGCTTTATTCAATAATAAATAAAAGCCCGATAGTGCAACTTTCCTTTTTTACGGCAGTAATTATTTTGGGAGGCATCAGCTTTGGCCTGTCTTTTACTATGATGTCAGCTATTTCTTCAAAGGCAAATCAGAATATGACCCTCATGGCAATTCTTAGTCTGCCATTTATAGTTCCGGTATTGTTGCTCTTAATAAAACTTAGTCAATATGCCTTATTAAATCATATTGAGAATTTCCCCTATCGTGATTTCCTTCTTTTATTTGCGCTTGATACTTTAATGATCTCCTTAGCGATTTTATTATTTCCATATCTTTGGCGCGATTAA
- a CDS encoding acetyl-CoA carboxylase biotin carboxylase subunit — protein sequence MKKILVANRGEIALRIMRTAREMDISTVAIFSEADRNALHVRYADEAICIGPPPSNQSYLSGDKIIEVSRQLKVDAIHPGYGFLSENADFAKKVRTAGLIFIGPSHESIEMMGNKIAAKEAAKRNNIPLVPGTEEPIKDISLAKKLAISIGFPVLIKAAAGGGGKGMRVVFRENEFNEQVIRAMSEAQAAFGDGSVFLEKYISSPRHIEIQILGDEHGNLVHLFERECSIQRRHQKLIEESPSSVLTEELRMKMGDSALTIARACGYYNAGTVEFLVDENLNYYFLEINTRLQVEHPVTEYITGLDLVKEQIKISRGEKLSFTQNDLKITGHAIELRVCAEDPLNNFLPDTGTLVTYKRPQGPGVRVDDGVEAGMDALIYYDPLLAKLIVHAPDRHSAIKKMVRAIEEYNISGIQTTLSFGKWVMQHPAFISGNFDTGFIPRYFSSENTLLQEEITKEKEIASILGAFLFDQKKHTKNLTSTVNSDIPIKQPQRTNWRKRGIRNY from the coding sequence ATGAAAAAAATACTGGTTGCAAACCGGGGGGAAATTGCGTTGCGGATAATGCGTACTGCAAGGGAAATGGATATTTCAACGGTGGCCATTTTTTCTGAAGCCGACCGGAATGCCTTGCATGTACGGTATGCGGATGAAGCCATTTGCATTGGCCCTCCTCCTTCTAATCAATCTTATTTATCAGGCGATAAAATTATTGAAGTAAGCAGGCAATTGAAGGTAGACGCGATACATCCGGGCTATGGCTTCCTTAGCGAGAATGCAGATTTTGCAAAAAAGGTGCGAACTGCAGGATTGATTTTTATTGGCCCTTCACATGAATCAATTGAAATGATGGGTAATAAAATAGCCGCAAAAGAAGCTGCCAAAAGAAACAATATTCCATTAGTGCCTGGAACAGAGGAACCAATAAAGGACATTTCACTGGCCAAAAAACTAGCAATTTCTATCGGTTTTCCAGTCCTGATTAAAGCTGCAGCGGGGGGAGGCGGAAAAGGTATGCGGGTTGTGTTCAGAGAAAATGAATTCAACGAGCAGGTAATCCGTGCCATGAGCGAAGCACAAGCAGCCTTTGGAGATGGCTCCGTATTCCTCGAAAAATATATCTCTTCACCACGGCATATTGAAATACAAATTTTAGGTGATGAACACGGCAACCTGGTTCATCTTTTTGAACGCGAATGTTCTATACAGCGGCGCCATCAAAAGCTTATTGAAGAATCACCCTCTTCTGTTCTTACTGAAGAATTAAGGATGAAAATGGGCGATAGTGCACTTACCATTGCAAGGGCCTGCGGTTATTATAATGCAGGAACAGTGGAATTTTTAGTAGATGAAAATCTGAATTATTATTTTTTGGAAATAAATACCCGCTTGCAGGTAGAGCATCCGGTTACAGAATATATTACCGGGCTTGATCTTGTTAAAGAGCAGATAAAAATCAGCCGTGGAGAGAAATTATCCTTTACCCAAAATGATCTGAAAATTACGGGTCATGCAATTGAGCTACGGGTCTGTGCCGAAGATCCATTAAATAATTTTTTGCCTGATACAGGAACCCTTGTTACCTATAAACGACCTCAGGGACCCGGTGTGCGTGTAGACGATGGTGTAGAAGCCGGAATGGACGCACTTATTTATTATGATCCTTTACTGGCTAAGCTGATTGTGCATGCACCCGACCGCCATAGCGCTATAAAGAAAATGGTTCGTGCAATAGAAGAATATAATATTTCGGGAATACAAACCACTTTATCTTTTGGAAAATGGGTCATGCAACATCCGGCATTCATTAGCGGAAATTTTGATACAGGATTTATTCCCCGTTATTTCTCTTCAGAAAATACTCTATTACAGGAAGAAATAACCAAAGAAAAAGAGATTGCTTCCATCCTGGGTGCTTTCCTTTTTGATCAAAAAAAACACACTAAAAACCTCACATCAACAGTGAACTCGGATATTCCAATCAAGCAACCTCAAAGGACGAATTGGAGAAAGAGAGGGATAAGAAATTACTGA